A stretch of the Armatimonadota bacterium genome encodes the following:
- a CDS encoding homoserine O-acetyltransferase translates to MGHEADPATKEQGERSDQRMYSDVGRLVTESGAEIPSVAIAYQTWGKLSSDRDNAILVCHALSGDADCADWWPAMVGPGKGIDTDRFFVIGSNCLGGCRGSTGPPSRHPDGGTWGRRFPIITIGDMVECQFRLVRSLGIDTLLGACGGSMGGMQALEWSLRKPGSVRKVWMTGCARAHNAMQIALNEVGRQAIMRDPAWKNGEYALDEQPAGGLGVARMMGHISYLSAESFATKFGRGFQDKPVADWTLGTEFQVESYLDYQASKFTRRFDANSYLYLTRALDYYDCQSFDGSQSEYMFTSFTSDWLYPSSQSQELLRLAEEAGRPAEWHEIDLPHGHDGFLLDGEQQGELARLFFGS, encoded by the coding sequence ATGGGTCACGAAGCCGACCCGGCTACGAAAGAGCAGGGCGAGCGCTCAGACCAACGGATGTACAGTGACGTCGGTCGCCTTGTTACCGAGTCGGGCGCAGAGATTCCCAGCGTCGCCATTGCGTACCAGACCTGGGGGAAGCTCAGCTCTGATCGGGATAACGCTATCCTAGTTTGTCACGCGCTGAGCGGCGATGCCGACTGCGCGGATTGGTGGCCCGCGATGGTCGGCCCGGGCAAAGGGATCGACACGGACAGGTTCTTCGTGATCGGCTCGAACTGTCTCGGTGGATGCCGAGGATCGACCGGACCGCCGTCGCGGCACCCAGACGGCGGAACCTGGGGAAGACGGTTTCCGATCATCACGATCGGCGACATGGTCGAGTGCCAGTTCCGGCTCGTTCGAAGCCTCGGGATCGATACTCTCCTCGGCGCGTGCGGCGGCAGCATGGGCGGAATGCAGGCGCTTGAGTGGAGCTTGAGAAAACCCGGCTCCGTGCGCAAGGTGTGGATGACGGGCTGCGCACGGGCGCACAACGCCATGCAGATCGCGCTCAACGAGGTCGGTCGACAGGCGATCATGCGCGATCCCGCCTGGAAGAACGGAGAGTACGCGTTGGACGAGCAGCCGGCGGGCGGGCTGGGCGTCGCCAGGATGATGGGGCACATCTCATATCTGAGCGCCGAGAGCTTCGCCACCAAGTTCGGTCGCGGTTTTCAGGACAAACCGGTTGCCGACTGGACGCTAGGCACAGAGTTTCAAGTTGAGAGCTATCTCGACTACCAGGCATCGAAGTTCACCCGCAGATTTGACGCCAACAGCTACCTGTATCTGACCCGCGCGCTGGACTACTACGATTGTCAGAGCTTCGACGGATCGCAGAGCGAATACATGTTCACGTCGTTCACCAGCGACTGGCTGTATCCGTCGAGCCAGAGCCAAGAGTTGCTCCGGCTGGCTGAGGAGGCTGGGCGACCGGCAGAGTGGCACGAAATCGATTTGCCGCACGGTCACGACGGGTTCTTGCTCGACGGGGAACAGCAAGGCGAACTGGCGCGTCTATTCTTCGGTTCGTGA
- a CDS encoding type IV pilus twitching motility protein PilT, producing MSRLNELLRHIVEIEASDLHLKAENPPIIRLHGELIRVDQPPFTVDELQNMLFEVLSDERKQRLMKDLELDMSYALEGLARFRVNMFWQRGKLGALFRLIPYKIRTIEDLRIPKVAEKLSLLPRGLILVTGPTGSGKSTSLAAMINHINITSRKNIVTIEDPIEYVHSDKMSIINQREVGTDTSSFAEALLHIMRQNPDVILVGEMRDLETIKLAITAAETGHLVFSTLHTVDAAQTIDRIVDVFEPDQQEQIRTQLGVTLQAVISQTILPTADKKGRVAAFEIMIATPAVRTLIRDAKTHQLYMDIQTGAQFGMQTLDTGLLGLLSEGIIEYEQALAKSSDPEEFKRLATKQGLLEATRATS from the coding sequence ATGTCGAGACTAAACGAACTGTTAAGACACATCGTCGAGATCGAGGCCAGCGATCTCCACTTGAAGGCGGAAAATCCGCCGATCATTCGCCTTCACGGAGAATTGATTCGTGTGGATCAGCCTCCATTCACAGTCGACGAACTGCAGAACATGCTCTTTGAGGTTCTCTCGGACGAGCGAAAGCAGCGGCTGATGAAGGACCTTGAGCTCGATATGTCCTACGCCTTGGAAGGACTTGCGAGGTTTCGCGTCAACATGTTCTGGCAGCGAGGCAAGCTGGGCGCGCTATTCCGCCTGATTCCGTACAAGATTCGGACAATAGAGGATCTCAGGATTCCAAAGGTCGCCGAAAAACTGTCGTTGCTGCCACGAGGCTTGATTCTGGTCACCGGCCCAACGGGCTCAGGCAAGTCGACGTCGCTTGCAGCGATGATCAACCACATAAACATAACCTCACGGAAGAACATAGTAACAATCGAGGATCCGATAGAGTACGTGCACTCCGACAAGATGTCGATCATCAATCAACGCGAAGTCGGCACGGATACGAGTTCGTTCGCTGAAGCATTGCTTCACATCATGCGGCAGAACCCGGACGTGATCCTGGTAGGCGAAATGCGCGACCTGGAGACTATCAAGCTGGCGATCACTGCAGCGGAGACCGGACACCTCGTGTTCTCGACGCTCCACACCGTGGACGCAGCTCAGACGATCGATCGTATCGTCGACGTGTTCGAGCCAGATCAACAGGAGCAGATTCGAACGCAGCTGGGCGTGACGCTGCAAGCGGTCATATCGCAGACGATCCTTCCGACAGCCGACAAAAAGGGCCGAGTGGCGGCCTTCGAAATCATGATCGCTACGCCGGCGGTCCGAACGCTGATCCGTGACGCCAAGACGCACCAACTCTATATGGACATTCAGACTGGAGCGCAGTTCGGCATGCAAACGCTCGACACGGGCTTGCTGGGGCTGCTCTCTGAGGGAATTATAGAATACGAACAAGCGCTGGCGAAATCGTCGGATCCCGAAGAGTTCAAGCGTCTGGCGACGAAACAGGGCTTGCTGGAGGCGACACGTGCTACAAGTTAA
- a CDS encoding type IV pilus twitching motility protein PilT, with protein MLERTVALNGSDLHLKTDTGKTYVRIYGHLHELEDVPHFTPEEFSDGIGAILPPEQISAFHRDQELDFALEISGVARFRGNLFRQREHEQAVFRVIPLYIQTMEELRLPEACYGFVERPRGFVLVTGPAGSGKSTTLAAMIDRINRTRSVHIVTVEDPIEFVHDDHLALLNQREIGRDTHAFRYALKYVLRQDPDVILVGEMRDLETIHLAITAAETGHLVFATLHTVDAIQTVDRIIDVFPIHQQQQIRMQLSVNLLGVVSQTLVRLKDGDGRTAAFEVLNATSAVRNNIRENKSYQISSIIQTGLKQKMFSLDQSLVRLVMDGMVTKEDARSHAKEPGEFTRMLHLSEDAVIKNAKAGGDRKRRDSGPTQAPPVVEDVPEAPPVSGVQGQPNRPGYTRD; from the coding sequence TTGCTTGAGCGCACGGTTGCGCTGAACGGGTCGGACCTTCACCTCAAGACCGACACCGGCAAGACTTACGTTCGCATTTACGGGCATTTGCACGAGCTGGAGGACGTGCCCCATTTCACCCCTGAGGAATTCAGCGATGGCATCGGCGCAATCCTTCCTCCCGAGCAAATCTCTGCGTTCCACAGGGACCAGGAGCTTGATTTCGCGCTCGAGATTTCCGGCGTCGCGCGATTTCGCGGAAATCTGTTCCGGCAGCGGGAACACGAGCAGGCTGTATTCCGCGTGATCCCCCTGTACATCCAGACGATGGAGGAGTTGCGCCTTCCGGAGGCCTGCTACGGCTTCGTCGAGCGACCGCGCGGCTTTGTTCTGGTCACCGGCCCAGCGGGCTCAGGAAAGTCGACCACGCTCGCCGCGATGATCGATCGAATCAACCGTACCCGTAGCGTGCACATCGTTACCGTCGAAGACCCGATCGAGTTCGTTCACGACGACCATCTGGCACTGCTCAACCAGCGCGAGATCGGACGGGACACGCACGCCTTTCGGTACGCGCTAAAGTATGTATTGCGTCAGGATCCAGACGTGATCCTCGTCGGCGAAATGCGCGATCTTGAAACTATCCACCTGGCGATCACAGCCGCTGAAACCGGCCACCTCGTTTTTGCGACTCTGCACACCGTGGACGCCATACAAACAGTGGATCGCATCATTGACGTATTCCCGATCCACCAGCAGCAACAGATTAGGATGCAGCTCTCCGTCAACCTGCTGGGCGTTGTGTCACAGACCCTCGTCCGGCTAAAGGACGGCGACGGTCGAACCGCAGCGTTTGAAGTGTTGAACGCGACTTCAGCCGTCCGCAACAACATTCGTGAGAACAAGTCTTACCAGATCAGTTCGATCATTCAGACCGGCCTCAAGCAGAAGATGTTCTCCTTGGATCAAAGCCTTGTCAGGCTGGTGATGGATGGCATGGTAACGAAGGAGGACGCTAGGAGCCACGCGAAGGAACCCGGAGAGTTCACCCGCATGCTGCACTTGAGCGAAGACGCAGTGATAAAGAATGCGAAGGCGGGTGGCGACCGAAAACGCAGGGATAGCGGCCCAACTCAGGCTCCGCCGGTAGTAGAAGATGTGCCGGAGGCGCCGCCCGTCAGCGGCGTCCAAGGCCAGCCCAACCGCCCGGGTTACACTCGGGATTAG
- a CDS encoding PilT/PilU family type 4a pilus ATPase — translation MQDAASIQLFDLIEAGYEVVASDVMLKADHKPMMKQHASVAPLPGDWPVLSEADVLRLIGSVMTERQSKRFENSMEMDIAFSVEGKCRVRTNIYRQKGTIAAVCRIIPSRIKNLEELGMPAVLGELTKHRQGLVLVTGPTGCGKTTTLAALLDIINETRPVHIVTIEDPLEIEHHDKVAYISQREVGLDTEDFFPALRAVVREAPDVILIGEMRDVTTMHASLQASETGHLVFSTVHTSSAYDTLDRIVNMFPPHEKRHLCQRLGGSLRAIIAQKLVPRADGAGRVVVPEILICTPTVSKAIEDGAFGDLYHLMNEGGFWGMQTMNQGLARYVKAGIITEEIAINYAGIVSELKQLLRR, via the coding sequence ATGCAAGACGCGGCATCCATACAACTTTTCGACCTGATAGAAGCCGGCTACGAGGTCGTGGCCTCGGACGTGATGCTCAAGGCGGATCACAAGCCGATGATGAAGCAGCACGCCTCCGTGGCGCCCCTGCCGGGCGATTGGCCCGTGTTGTCGGAGGCTGACGTCCTGCGCCTGATTGGCAGCGTTATGACCGAGAGGCAGAGCAAGCGCTTTGAGAACTCGATGGAGATGGATATCGCCTTCTCAGTCGAGGGCAAATGCCGAGTTCGCACGAACATTTATCGGCAGAAAGGGACGATCGCTGCCGTTTGCCGGATCATTCCATCGAGGATCAAGAACCTGGAAGAGCTCGGAATGCCGGCGGTTCTAGGTGAACTGACCAAGCACCGGCAGGGTCTCGTGCTTGTAACCGGGCCGACGGGCTGCGGCAAAACGACGACCCTGGCGGCGCTGCTCGATATCATCAACGAAACGCGACCGGTGCACATCGTCACAATCGAAGATCCTCTTGAGATCGAGCACCACGACAAAGTGGCGTACATCAGCCAGCGCGAGGTTGGCCTTGATACGGAGGATTTCTTCCCGGCGCTGCGCGCGGTTGTGAGAGAAGCCCCCGATGTGATTCTGATCGGTGAGATGCGCGACGTCACCACGATGCACGCTTCTCTCCAAGCAAGTGAAACAGGCCACCTCGTCTTCTCCACGGTGCACACGTCGAGCGCGTACGACACTCTCGACAGAATCGTCAACATGTTCCCGCCGCACGAGAAGAGGCACCTCTGCCAACGCCTTGGCGGATCACTCAGGGCGATCATCGCACAGAAACTGGTGCCGCGCGCTGACGGTGCTGGGCGCGTAGTCGTTCCCGAGATTCTGATCTGCACGCCCACGGTATCGAAGGCGATCGAGGACGGAGCGTTTGGCGACCTGTACCATCTAATGAACGAAGGTGGATTCTGGGGAATGCAGACGATGAACCAAGGCTTGGCGCGATACGTCAAAGCTGGGATCATAACTGAGGAGATCGCGATCAACTATGCAGGTATCGTATCGGAGTTGAAACAGTTGTTGCGTCGATAG